The following DNA comes from Gambusia affinis linkage group LG21, SWU_Gaff_1.0, whole genome shotgun sequence.
agtttagtttagtatcttttcacttgaaataatatgacaagaaacaggagctttttaaagtcaataattccttattattgattaaaaagtgctaattccactggcagattatttcacttgtaacaacggaaaaatgtcttgtaagtgaaataatctgcaagtaaaaaaacacaaaacctaattttttaaaatcaatattaaagaattattaacTGCAAACAATCAATGatgttttcaataaagtttctgaaaagttatttataagttagttttgtctaatctcaagtgtattaaaatatttactgtagaaATGAGACCAAAGGAGACTTTTtgagattttgagtttttgcaatGAACACAATAAAGTCCTCAGATTTAATGCAAAAAGTTTGAAAGAGCTTAAggaatttaaatacttttgcaaagacACGTGTTTTTTGGAGGATCACTGACTGAAGGGAATCCCTTACGTACCTTTGTGTCACATAAACTCTAAACAGGAACATATTCCACGTAATTCCCCTCAGAGTCACACGACGTCTTAGTTTATTAGTGTAACAACCGAGGCTTAAAATACTCGTCTGGTTTTATTCTTAGGGACAGAAAATATGATGGATTCATAGACGACTGTTTAAAGAATCAACCGTTAGTTCATCATGTTATCTGGAAAAGTTCGTCAGGCGTAAATCAGCCCATTACAGCATGATGATACCTCTGGTAGAAAATGATACACAGATTACAGTTAAAGTCAGtcacaatatttaaaaacacaagacttatttttttatcaccATCCAACCTTGAATCAGACAAAACGTTTCTAGTTTTAGGTCAGTTAAgttttttaagtgatttttcTTAAGGACTCAATGATaagaaactgaatattttagatatttttatactctcttaaaattaaaaagttaacgTACATTAGTTTGGGATAATTTGATAGAATCACCTTTTTGGGTTTCcttcacacagaaaaaacaaaatatgaccAAAAGCTTCTGTCTAGTTCCTGGTAGAAacatcttagttcacttgaaacaaaactgacttacaatgAAAGTTTCTGCAAGATATGgaagattgttttaaatcaataattcccaaatattggaaaatattatttctattggcagattatttcactgattacaagacatttttcctgcGTTAGAATGAAATAACCTGCCAGaactagaaccttttcatcaatattaaggaattatttacttaaaacaaactcagacatgttgctgaaaaattattgtaagttagttttgtctcattttaagcgtattaagatatttgctctggaaactgaaccaaaattacttgttaaaatgatgtatttttgcagtgtgctaCCTTGTGGACAATATTTCTAGAGACTTCCTGTAAGTTatagaataaaactgaaatgtgacGGTGAGACAGAAACTACTAGTCATGTTGCAGTTGTTGCTTTTCTCTgtaaaacaaaggaaatgtggggcgtgctccggtggcgtagagggtagcgtgccccacgtttggaggccttcagtcctcgacgcggccgtcgcgggtttgattcccggacccgacgacatttgccgcatgtcttcccccctctccttcccccctttcctgtcagcccactgttgtataagggacactagagcccacaaaaagaccccctggtgggaaaaaaaaaataaaaaataaaaaaacaaaggaaatgcaAAACTATTAAACACTTATTTCTCAcctcatgataaaaaaaaaaacagatcctCCAATAATGCGTCATACAAACATAGTCAGAGtataagatttaaaaatcacctctttgttaataaattagaaaaataaatgaaaataataatcagaaaaagtccagctgctgtttgttcttttaaatcaaaagttgCTTTTgcaccataataaatgaaacactaacCAACATTGTGATGTGTAATGATGGCGCCTGGCAAAATGTAACGTTTCATTTGTTgatgattttgtatttttgtgttttgttgaaatgtgctatacaaattaacttgataaaaaaaaagctctatAACCTCAAGAAAGTAGCATAGGCACTAAAAGGCATCATAGTTTAAGGTTGGGCAGAGAAGATGAAGGAGATGCTGTGAGTCAGTGGTGAGGTGTGCTGTAGGAGTCATAGAGGTTGGGATACTTCAACCTCTATGACAGTAATACAGTAATTCAGGCATAAACTTCTGATAATCCTGCCTGCTGGATGAAAACGTTTGCAGATGATGTTGTAACCTGTAACTAGAAAATGGAGCATGTGCAGAAAGAAAGACGTGGAATCACTCAAACTTCCTGTCACACGTGGAAAAAATAGACTGAGGTTAAAACTCGGAGAATGAGCAGCGAAGTATTTTAGTCTTTTTGTCACTGTAATGGACTGAAGAACAGTCACTGCTGTTTGACACACTGAATGTTATTTAAAGGAGAATTATTCACGTGTGTGGAATGTAAGACAGCAACCAGCTGCATCAGAAAATAAcctgaaaacattattttcatggTTTTTCTCATAAATTAAAGGTGGATGCTTcatgttgtaatattttaactgacttcaaaagacattttgtttctcttgttGTTGGATTTATTGAATAAGATGACGATTCACTTTATCCTGATAAAACTCAACACTAGCGAAAAACATTGCAGGTAACAGAAAGTTTTGATGCAAATTATATCCCCAAAACACTTAATTATTGCATCATATCTGCACTGTTTGGAATCGAGTGggcatttatgtttttagttaGAAGATGATGACACATGCAGTAAATCTTATCAGCATGTTTGCATCATGAATATGGTAAATTTCTGCAACGTGTCTCACTGCTTCTTTGAGACGAGTCATTACTCTTAAACTTTCCACCATTTTTACCCTTTAGATCAACATTTAATCAGTGATCAATTGCAATGTTTGCCAACTTTGataccaaatttaaaaaaaatacaaaattatatttgaatatCAGCTTAATTTAATATTCTTGAAAACTTTCACTAGTTAGGAAATATTAAAGACCAAAGAGGAAGAGTCCTTTTacttatgaaatatttaactgtGCGTACTCTTTGACTTTTGACACCAAATTAGGAAGTAAAAGTTGATTAGATCACGAGAGTCATTGAAGGTTTCACAACTTTATCTATTAATAAAAGTGTTTGAGAAAACCTACGTGGAACTGTGACATAAAGTATTGCACCAACAACAGTGTACGGTATGTTGGTGTTTGCAAGTTTCTAATGAATAGGCAGATGTCATACTCTTCAGGAAGTTGAGAAATGGCCAGTAAGTTGGAACAATTAGCTGGAATTTTAACATGggaagtcaaatatttttttaccaatCGCAGCTTAAAAATTCAATATGACTGCCAAATGgataaaaaacaataacatatttattttctgctcataCAGATGGCATGACATTGTATGTGCTGCCTTAAGAGCAAGGAAATACATTGTCATCAGCTCAGTCAGTAACCACATTTAATAAAACCAGCTGGTAATGCAATTAGACCTAATGGGGTATGCttcataaactttatttaatatcAAGAAATGGTATGAAGCACAACTTAATGATGTTACATTAACTCTAAACTTACTGCGTGTGAAAACAATGGGAATTCTAACTGTTGCGCTAACTACTGTTAGCAACACAAGCAGATAATATTGCATTTCACTACATTTCATGCAAGaatattcatctttttcttGTATGTCACATTGCGTTTGCCATTTATGTTTTAACTCTAACTTAATTATACTATTTATCTAATCTTTGCCATATTTTATGATTATATCTATgttatttcttttgttgcacCTTTTACAAACTTAGATTTCCATTTATAATTGTATTTCTATTCCTctcttttccatccatccatccattgtctaatcacccttcgtccctaatggggtcgggaggatttgctggtgcctatccccagctaacgtccCGGGCGAGAAGCGgtgtacaccctggacaggtcgccagtctgtcgcagtccTCTCTTTTCAATTCTagaaatttagtttttcaaattaaaatatctttttttaaatctgcaaacCAAATACCTTTTCCTTTACATCACAAATGTagaggaaaataatatttttatattattttatttattcatgttatttttctcttttccctaTGTTccgtattttaaaaaaatatgaataaaaaatatatattttccctCCCATCAACTTGATCaacaggaatatttttaaaacgaACGgttaatttattgttattattattattattattattattaataataaaatgtaccGCCTCACGTGTATTCTCGCGAGATGTGGTAAACAGCGCCCCCTTGTTTGTGTGTGGAGAAGCAGCACAGCGGCTAATGATAGCAACGAACACCAACggggaaaataatttaatattgtgTTCTCTGACACTCTTAGGGTCCTGTAAAAGTTACGAGAGGAGTTAATTTTTCCTGTTCTgtgttacattttctttaagatTGGAGGAATCTTTTTAATCCCGTGAACGGGGACGCGGCCTGCTTATGTAGCCGGCTTCCCGGTGCAGCTCAGGCGGCTTGCGCTGTCAGGAAAGCCCGGTGCTTccgcttgctttttttttctgccgcGACAGAACCGGCGaagcttttaaattatttttactgctgTTGTTTTCATACCAGGAATCTATCGTTTCACCGCCCCATCTCGCTGAGCCGTGGGTGCCGGTACTTCTCACCTAAAAAGGACCATTTAAACCCCGGAGCGGCCTGTTTTGTTTTCGAGCCGCCATGAATCTCTGCGAACAATAACACAACCATAAATAACTAGCCTGCTGCCGCCGGGGCTGCACCGCAACTGGAGGGTTTAATTAATGCATCATGCGCTACAAGCTGTGGACAACACGAGAGGAAAATGCATGTGGATAATGGATTCGTCTGTCGGAGCACATCGCAAACCGGAGCACTTTATCATGTGAATTTCGGAGCTGCTGCGAGTTAACCGGGCAAAAGCAGCGTCAGAAGGCGGAAGGAAACTGGCTCCTGTCCGGAGTTAACCATCTTATTTTTCATGTCGTTTGGAAACAACCGGAGCTGATGAGGATAAACCGACATTATGTGCATGATAGGCCTTTTAGGAGCTGCTCCTTCTCCCCCGGACCGGGACATCACGCCAAGGATGTGACTGGGAATGTGTAACAGGGATTTCTCTGCGCTCAGACTGTTATATATGTGGGATTTACCGACGGAGAACTGACCGAGGTTACTGCCTCCATCTATGCTCTCTCCAAAGCCGCCGGACTCCCTCGACAAATATTTTTACCTCACAGAAAGCGGGAGTTGATCGGGAGTTAATTTATCtctgtgtggtttccttcctctctttcttttttccctttcttttttatgtgtttttaacgTACTGATCCACTTAAACGGACCGAGCCAGCCAGCTGAGATGAACCCGGTGAATGCGACCGCTCTCTACGTGTCGGCGAGCCGCTCGGTGCTGCAGTGCGACCCCGGAGATCCGCGGGAACTGGCGGAGCTCTGCAAGGTTTTGCCGTTTTTCCGCCAGTCCCTGTCCTGCCTGGTCTGTGGTGAGTCCCCTGCCTCGTTTTTAACAGctttaatgtgttatttttggaataaaataggtttctcccctcctcctcctcccgtcAGCTAACATGACAGTGAGGGCGAGCTTTTAAATTTATGCTGCATTCAGGTACAGTCGGAGATATGAGGGTTTGTCATGTTGTTTGGAGCTTTGCTGATTGTTCCAGCCAGATATATAATTTTAGACAAATTCAATAGAGCTAACACCATAAGCTCTGTTGAGCTGGTTGGGTAAAATAACATTCCGTCATATGtataatgtttgttatttttttatgtaactaaTCTATCAATTATGCttatttatatagtttttaaataaaacctcaatATGAATGTTCTCCAGGAATTGTTATCCCACGACTTTCACTGAAGTGGTAGTTAAAGAAAACTTACGCAAAACCCAAATAACTTAGTGTCGGAGTTGCGAAGCTCTGAATTCCTAAGTGCAGCGAATGCACCATGACACACCCCCGTCTGTGTGGCGTTTTGGCAGCTGCTGCGGATGTTTACATTCAATAGACCGGCACGTCTGCTTTTCACCGCTTCTCAAGTCAAATcaactaataaaactaaaaagttgATTACATAAGTTAACAGAACACTGTTTCGTCTACTTAATTATGATAAATAGATGAACTAATAAAGACAATTATTGcctaaattatatatttaaaaaaatatgattttttttaatacaaatgatttctgtgtaaataaatttagttttttgttttgtgtaagtGATATTAAACACAATTTGCGCTTATTTATAAATGTTCTATGTCAAAACCGATCAAAtacttatattttaaatttcatagTTATTACACTGATAAAATCTTAATATGATATTACTATTGTCATAATTATTATGTTACTACTACCAATTGTAGTAGTAACACTACTATTATTATAGTAGTAATGCTActactataataataatattattagtCTTATTACTACTATAGTTTTATTACTTTACAGATAGTAGTAATAGCAATGTATAATATTCtgattattataatataataataacaattagtaagaataataattattattatcaattaTTATCAGAGAAAACTGGTGGATTTTTTTGCTGATCAGCAGAATAAAGATCAGCAGAATAAAGCAGTTAtgaaaaaaactgctttattctttttaaagcagtttttttcataacttgtaaatcattttgaacTGCTGGAGATCTTGTTTCAGttgaacatttctttatttgtccTTTACTTCTGTATCTTTTTGAAAACCCGGACAGAACCTGATCAATCATCAAACCACTTCCAGTCATTCAAATAAACTCTGGAGGAGAACCTAAACAACAGAACTGAACTATTTCCACCATGTTGTCCGTTCTCCCAGTTCTTACAGATAACCTGCCTTTGTAAATAATGCATCAGTGTGAAAGTCGACTGAGCTGTGTGTTAAATATAGACGTTGTGTTGTCGGGAGGCAGCAGCGGCGGAGTGTGTGCTCGCTTGTTTCTTATGAATGGACCTTCTTCCTTTCTCCCGTCTGCAGCTGCGTGCTTTAAAAGCCGGCGTTGCTAAGGAAGCTCCTCTGAAAGAGCAGCTGTTGCTCCGTCCGGCAGCACGCCAAGCAGCACTCAGGAGGTTAAATAAGGATTTAGattctcctgctgctgtttctccaGCCTGTCAAAGTGTGAATCTCCTCAGGATGAGCTGCCTTCACACACGTTTACGTTTTTGATCCAGTTATTAGCCCCAGTTTAAATGgagtttattgggatttcatccAACAAGAATTCAGTCTATGTTTTCACATTAAGTGAAGGCTGAAAAacaagtatttgttttattcttggAACAGATTCTGTCTGGGAATTATGACTAGGCCATTTGAGCAAACGAATACAGATTCTCTGACCTCATCTGTGGAACTGCTATAGAGCTGGAAAAGGTTGAAAAATAACCTTAAAGGGAGCTGGTGTGCACAATTcacatgttgcatgttttaatACTAATAGAAACAGCTAAAGCTCTTAACCAAAACCACCCAGCTGGTTTCTGGcaaaaagttcatgtttttcaaaaacttccTGATAGTAGAGTCACATTCGATAggcactgtgccgttacctagcaaccccagtggaattccacccattacctagcaaccccggtGGAGTtctgctgttacctagcaacccaaactgagtTCCGGGATGTTTCATAAGCTTGTTTCAcagctgtatgcgctgtacaatggctgctggaaaagacaagagtttagttgttgactcaccatccagaaaccacctgcttgattcttgttggttgtgcaggaggctccagtTTTGCTTGTCAAAGATTTACGGTTGTATAATTCTGAAAGCAGCTCAAAATGGGCAGAACAGATGAGATCAGAATCTTATTATCCAAGAATAATTTGgtgcaaaataatttattaatatgttttgtatagaccataGACTGACACTAACCTGTTGAAGGAAGTATAATAGTTCAcctttaattacttttttgagtgttttttcagtttgtattaacgattaatcgattacttaATCTGTTggcgattatttcaataatggaTTAGATACAATTAATGTGATCAATCAATTCAGCCATACAATTATTAGATtcttattatgtaaaaaaatattttaaaaaactatagTTTTCCTccaacttcacaattatgcaataATGTGTCGatttgtcagaaaaatctgaattatttgtttgctgaacatttaaaattgttgtccaataaatcataatttatcCTAAATATAGCATACacagtaaatataaatgatATTTAGGTGGGACTGGAATTTGTAGAATATGCATCAGCCAGCTTTAGTGGTAAAGCTACCGCCAGTTAGCAGCTATCTGCTTTAACAGGTCCTTCCTGTGGTCGTTCTCCTCCCAGGTAACCTGCTGCAGGACCCCATCGCTCCCACCAACTCGTCCTGCCAGCACTACGTCTGCCGCGGCTGCAAAGGTCAGCGGATGCAGCTGAAGCCGTCCTGCAGCTGGTGCAAGGACTACGCCCGCTTCGAGGAGAACCGCCAGCTCTCGCTGCTCGTCCGCTGCTACAGGAAGCTCTGCCTCTACATCACGCAGTCGCCGCTGGCGCCGCACCTCTCCAGCGCCGCCGGCGACTCGCCGGACCTGCAGGCCATCCTGGAGGAGGGGCTGGCGCTGGCCAAGAGCGAGCCGGAGTCGGAGGACGTCTCCGGGTCGCCGTCGTCGCCACCTAGGACCGCGGCAGACGAGGCTCCGCCCCCGACGGAGGTCAAAGACGAGGAGCGGGGCGCCACGGTGAACGGGCTCCACGACTGCAACGGCCTGGTGGGCTCGGACTCGCTGCAgcctgttgccatggaaacgggCGTAGCCAAGCAGGAGGGCTTCTCGGAGGAGCTGccggtgtgtgtgagtgtggcgGCCGGCGGGGGGGCGGAGCTCTGCGACATCGGCCATTTTGGGGAGGAGCTGAAGCACGGCGGGGGGTCTCTGCTGCTCAGCGTGGAGGAAGTGCTCAGGACTCTGGAGACGGACCCCACTGAGTCCGACTACCCCGCCCTGAACGGGCCGCACCGCCTCGACCTCGTCCTGGACAGCGGCCCCCGCCTGCCCCACCCCCACCTGTTGCCCCAGCCCTCCGCCGTCGCCCCCCATGTCCCGCCGCGCTGCCACCGCAAGCGCTCCCGCTCGGAAAGCGACAGCGAGAAGGTGCAGCCCCTCAACATCACCAGCCTCCTGCGGGGGCCCCCGCTCCCCGCCCCGCAGCACCACGCCGCCACCACCAAACACGAGCCCAGGTTCCCCATGGCTGTGCCCCACCCCCACCTGGCACCGGTCCCCAACGGCGGCCCCCCAAGGGTCGGCAAGACGGTTCTGGTCCCCAACAAGGCCCTGAAGAAAACCATGGAGCACCACGGGCCCAACAAGAAGCCCTACACCAAGGCCCGGCAGGGGGCCCCCAAACCGCGCACCCAGCCCCGCGACAGGGCGCCTCCCCACCCACACCCCCTCTCTCACCCGCCGAGCCCCTCCAAGCCGCTCTACAAGAAAGCCGTGGAGAAGAAAGGCTGCAAGTGCGGAAGAGCAACGCAGAATCCATCAGTGTtgacctgcagggggcagcGATGTCCCTGTTACTCCAACCGCAAGGTGAGACTCACActgattatattatattatattatattatattatattatattatattatattatattatattatattatattatattatattatattatattatattatattatattatattgtccgttcttaaattaattattttataattattgattaataattaatcagtattaatttaatgttttataataatgtaTTAATTATATAAAGTGTATAcaattattatgtatttttaataataaatcaattttaataaagctaaaaatacttaattatattatttttaaatagttattaaaactatttacaCTTTTGTCGACAATTAACAATTTATTAtggaattttattatttattctttaatttattactattctgtttattatttagattcattattcatttgaatcatcaaattaattattaataatattgtttaaatcaatttataatcatgtttattaatcataataaaaatgtgacaattcatcaaatgtataaaatatattactagtgaattattaatttataagagactttaatttcattttaatgaattagaaaatattaatataatagtACTCATAATCAGTGAGTGTCTCTTTGGCATTAGTAGTTGTGTGAGTTATTCTTGGTTGCgttgatgtttgtttgtgtcagGCGTGTCTGGACTGCATCTGCCGCGGCTGCCAGAACTCCTACATGGCCAACGGCGAGAAGAAGCTGGAGGCCTTCGCCGTGCCGGAGAAGGCTCTGGAGCAGACCCGCCTCACGCTGGGCATCAACCTCACCAGCATCACGGCGGCCGCCCTGCGGAGCCCCGCCGCCGGCTCCCCGGGCGGCGCCCTCCTCAACGTCACCACGGCGACCGGCGCTCCCGTCTCCGCCGCCTTCCTGTCGGGCGCCGGCCACGACAACCGGGCCTTCGAGGATTCGCTGGAGATGCGGTTTGACTGTTGAAGGTGCAGCACTTCTTCCTACATTCCCGGGTCGACCTGCAGCGGagccggaaccagaaccggaaccagaaccagaaccagaaccagaaccagaaccaggcagcTACACGGCGGGCGGTGCATGTGGaggaacactgcaaaaaaataaaattttaccaagtatttctggtctcgtttctactgcaaatatgtTGAcgcacttaaaataagaaaaaacaactttgaggtaacttttctgcaacatATAGGAGATAAATTtactaaataattcattaatttaaaacttaagcactaaattattttacttaaaacaagctcatatatcaggcagaaaaattacttgtaagttgttttagttttatttatcataaactacgatatttgcatttgaaactAGACACACTTGgtgaactttgtgtttttgcagagatGTAGCGTTACTGTGCGCAGAGgtttcatttcacttttctttACTTCGTCTGCACTGCAAATATTAAATCTTATCGAGgattgttggtttttttctagtgtaaacattttaatgcacttaaaataaaacaaagctaactttaaagtagcttttcagcaagataaaaagctggttttaagtcaataattccttaaaaatgAGGGGGGAGAATCCTGTAGCTGAAataattctacttttttatcaatattaaagaataatcagttttgttttattttacagtggaaaataaccaaaaaaaactctgtaggatttagtgtttttgcagtgtatcgTGTTGAGCATGACGtcgggatgtgtgtgtgtgtgtatgtgtgtgtgtgtgtgtgtgtgtgtgtgagggccCTGGTTTGGAGACGGAtacttcatcatcatcagagaCTGGTGTAATTTatataaagactttttttctaCATCAGCGTTTTCTAACCAATCAGGAGCAGATCTGCTTTCAACCAGAAAGTTTTCACACCCTGCAGTCAGACGGAGGAGCCAAAACTTTCTGACCCGCTTAGCTGTAGAGCCAGGATGTGACTTGAACCACCAGCCAAGGTTTAATATGCCTGTTGAATGTTTATACTCTGTGAGCCACTTAAGCTACTAAATATTACTCTGAGATGTTGTAAACTTACAAACATGTATTTAAGTAgtaaaattgtgaattttaagTCTGGAGGAAAAtcggaaagaaaaaaaaatccctggttttgctgttttttaaatgtcgtcattttgtgtgtttgtgaacatGAAGCACTTTCTCACACTGGTCACacagcttaaaaacaaacacacacacacacacagcgtgTTTCTGCTCTGATGTGTTTAAAACCTCTGGTTGATTGCAGACGACG
Coding sequences within:
- the msl2b gene encoding E3 ubiquitin-protein ligase MSL2b — its product is MNPVNATALYVSASRSVLQCDPGDPRELAELCKVLPFFRQSLSCLVCGNLLQDPIAPTNSSCQHYVCRGCKGQRMQLKPSCSWCKDYARFEENRQLSLLVRCYRKLCLYITQSPLAPHLSSAAGDSPDLQAILEEGLALAKSEPESEDVSGSPSSPPRTAADEAPPPTEVKDEERGATVNGLHDCNGLVGSDSLQPVAMETGVAKQEGFSEELPVCVSVAAGGGAELCDIGHFGEELKHGGGSLLLSVEEVLRTLETDPTESDYPALNGPHRLDLVLDSGPRLPHPHLLPQPSAVAPHVPPRCHRKRSRSESDSEKVQPLNITSLLRGPPLPAPQHHAATTKHEPRFPMAVPHPHLAPVPNGGPPRVGKTVLVPNKALKKTMEHHGPNKKPYTKARQGAPKPRTQPRDRAPPHPHPLSHPPSPSKPLYKKAVEKKGCKCGRATQNPSVLTCRGQRCPCYSNRKACLDCICRGCQNSYMANGEKKLEAFAVPEKALEQTRLTLGINLTSITAAALRSPAAGSPGGALLNVTTATGAPVSAAFLSGAGHDNRAFEDSLEMRFDC